In Acidaminococcus fermentans DSM 20731, one genomic interval encodes:
- a CDS encoding L-threonylcarbamoyladenylate synthase: METQYWKLKDDEPLEAQLAPAARLLQQGEVVAFPTETVYGLGADGLNGEACRKIFAAKGRPADNPLILHISEKEEILPLTSGLSPMAEKLMEAFWPGPMTLIVPKSDRIPEVVTAGQETVAVRFPSNPVARALIRLTGRPLAAPSANKSGKPSPTNAQDVLQDMDGIIGGVVDGGACDIGVESTIIDTTGTVPVILRPGGITEEMIQEVMGEVELDPGLVRPDQKPKAPGMKYRHYAPKAPMVLIEGPEAGLGVIRAAIMAEAWGLKVGVLALDETVGHLPHAAHLVICNAGKDLGDLAENLYTELREFDRQQVDIILGEGVSTRGLGLAIMNRMRKSAGHNILVYDRGLFRKKSGQVPEFLQGMVIE, encoded by the coding sequence ATGGAAACGCAATACTGGAAATTAAAGGACGATGAACCACTGGAGGCCCAGCTGGCCCCGGCGGCCCGCCTGCTGCAGCAGGGGGAAGTGGTGGCCTTCCCCACGGAGACGGTGTACGGTCTGGGGGCGGACGGCCTGAACGGGGAGGCCTGCCGGAAGATCTTTGCCGCCAAGGGACGGCCGGCGGACAATCCGCTGATCCTCCACATCAGTGAAAAGGAAGAAATCCTGCCTCTCACTTCTGGTCTTTCTCCCATGGCGGAAAAACTCATGGAAGCCTTCTGGCCCGGTCCTATGACCCTGATTGTGCCCAAGTCGGACCGGATCCCGGAGGTGGTCACCGCCGGACAGGAAACGGTGGCGGTCCGGTTCCCCAGCAATCCGGTGGCCCGGGCGCTGATCCGGCTCACCGGACGGCCTCTGGCGGCTCCCTCCGCCAACAAATCCGGGAAGCCCAGCCCCACCAACGCCCAGGATGTGCTCCAGGACATGGACGGTATCATCGGCGGCGTGGTGGACGGCGGTGCCTGTGACATCGGGGTGGAAAGCACCATCATCGATACCACCGGGACGGTGCCGGTGATCCTCCGTCCAGGGGGCATCACCGAAGAGATGATCCAGGAGGTCATGGGAGAAGTGGAACTGGATCCGGGACTGGTGCGGCCGGACCAGAAACCCAAAGCGCCGGGCATGAAGTACCGGCATTATGCCCCCAAGGCTCCCATGGTGCTCATTGAAGGACCGGAAGCCGGCCTGGGTGTGATCCGGGCGGCCATCATGGCGGAAGCCTGGGGCCTGAAAGTGGGGGTGCTGGCCCTGGATGAAACGGTCGGGCATCTGCCCCATGCCGCCCATCTGGTAATCTGCAACGCCGGAAAGGATCTGGGGGACCTGGCGGAGAACCTGTACACGGAACTCCGGGAATTCGACCGGCAGCAGGTGGACATCATCCTGGGAGAAGGGGTGTCCACCCGGGGACTGGGCCTGGCCATCATGAACCGGATGCGGAAAAGTGCCGGCCACAACATCCTGGTCTACGACCGGGGCCTGTTCCGGAAAAAAAGCGGCCAGGTGCCGGAGTTCCTGCAGGGAATGGTAATAGAGTAA
- the prmC gene encoding peptide chain release factor N(5)-glutamine methyltransferase encodes MQEQKTVWTILKILQWTQQYFQSKGVENPRLDAEVLLCAVLDKSRIQLYTNFDEPLEEQELKQYRGYVARRAAREPVAYILGHKGFLQYDFKVTKDTLIPRPETELLVEQLVSLNRDRGPVRILDLGCGSGAIIDSLLAELPEARGMGVDISPGAAAVTRENAQSLGVGDRLETVVSDLYEKVPREEKFQVLVSNPPYIPEGDLAGLQAEVHREPRRALDGGRDGLDFYRRILRDLWSYLDPEGMAAFEIGQGQGEDVARLCREAGLDCVKVRKDYGDMDRMVFAAKGGTVYGNAILEIKGR; translated from the coding sequence ATGCAGGAACAAAAAACCGTTTGGACCATATTGAAAATCCTTCAGTGGACCCAGCAGTACTTCCAGTCCAAAGGCGTGGAAAATCCGCGCCTGGATGCGGAAGTGCTGCTTTGTGCTGTGCTGGACAAGAGCCGGATCCAGCTGTACACCAATTTTGATGAGCCCCTGGAAGAACAGGAACTGAAACAGTACCGGGGCTATGTGGCCCGGCGGGCAGCCAGGGAACCGGTGGCCTACATCCTGGGACACAAGGGGTTCCTCCAGTATGATTTCAAGGTGACAAAAGACACCCTGATCCCCCGACCGGAAACAGAGCTCCTGGTGGAACAGCTGGTGAGCCTGAACCGGGACCGGGGACCGGTACGGATCCTGGATCTGGGCTGCGGCAGCGGGGCCATCATCGATTCCCTGCTGGCGGAACTGCCGGAAGCCCGGGGCATGGGCGTAGATATCAGTCCAGGGGCGGCAGCGGTGACCCGGGAAAATGCCCAAAGCCTCGGGGTGGGGGACCGGCTGGAAACGGTGGTGTCCGATCTCTACGAAAAAGTGCCCCGGGAGGAAAAATTCCAGGTGCTGGTCTCCAACCCGCCCTACATTCCGGAAGGGGATCTGGCCGGGCTCCAGGCGGAAGTCCACCGGGAACCCCGGCGGGCCCTGGACGGAGGCCGGGACGGACTGGATTTTTACCGGCGGATCCTCCGGGATCTGTGGTCGTATCTGGATCCGGAAGGGATGGCCGCTTTTGAAATCGGCCAGGGCCAGGGAGAAGATGTGGCCCGTCTGTGCCGGGAAGCCGGCCTTGACTGTGTGAAAGTACGGAAAGATTATGGGGACATGGACCGGATGGTCTTTGCCGCCAAAGGGGGTACGGTCTATGGAAACGCAATACTGGAAATTAAAGGACGATGA
- a CDS encoding SLC13 family permease: MTKSQKDIFWLAASLAAGFAVRFLPAPAPLTQEGLAVLGIFLTSLMMWITISIDWPSLITVFLLGFLPHFGFGNTLKGTFGNTTVAFLLFTFMLVYPLSQTHFVRRCTVTFITNAIARRGPWSFVAFLFFAVTFMGLFISPSVLFVAFMPFLEDIFQVLGLKKGSPSANMIMLGTAFCISLSSGMTAIGHVWPTMAMGYYTAATGRDVNQFQYMAMGIPTGVLLVVLLLLVFKFLFRPADIHAIDPQKAMGLRGTVPRADSREKIILGTMALTVLLWVGPSLVKGWNPGLYKSISSLTTAMPPLLGCIILFIARHEGKPIMNFKEVMTKGVLWASIVMTGAATMLGSALTHNEMGIKAWLSGMLAPVASGLPVLGLILFFFAWCVLETNFSSNIVTTTVVSAVALSVCQALPAGVISVGAVVCLIGFGAGICNMTPAGQSTINTVAIGSGWTTARDMFVWGGIFALLAILAMTFVGYPIGSVILG; the protein is encoded by the coding sequence ATGACAAAATCACAAAAAGACATATTCTGGCTGGCAGCTTCTCTGGCTGCGGGTTTCGCCGTCCGCTTCCTGCCGGCTCCGGCGCCCCTGACCCAGGAAGGGCTGGCTGTTCTGGGGATTTTCCTTACTTCCCTGATGATGTGGATCACCATTTCCATTGACTGGCCCAGCCTGATCACTGTGTTCCTGCTGGGTTTCCTGCCCCATTTCGGATTTGGGAACACCCTGAAGGGAACCTTTGGGAACACCACGGTGGCCTTTCTGCTGTTCACCTTTATGCTGGTGTATCCCCTCTCCCAGACACATTTCGTCCGGCGCTGCACGGTGACCTTCATCACCAACGCCATTGCCCGGCGGGGGCCCTGGTCCTTTGTGGCCTTCCTGTTCTTTGCCGTCACCTTCATGGGGCTGTTCATTTCGCCCTCCGTGCTGTTTGTGGCCTTCATGCCCTTCCTGGAAGATATTTTCCAGGTGCTGGGGCTGAAGAAGGGGAGTCCTTCCGCCAACATGATCATGCTGGGGACGGCCTTCTGCATCAGCCTGTCCTCCGGGATGACCGCCATCGGCCATGTGTGGCCCACCATGGCCATGGGGTACTATACGGCGGCCACCGGCCGGGATGTGAACCAGTTCCAGTACATGGCCATGGGGATCCCCACCGGGGTGCTCCTGGTGGTCCTGCTGCTGCTGGTATTCAAATTCCTGTTCCGTCCGGCGGATATCCACGCCATCGATCCCCAGAAGGCAATGGGGCTCCGGGGAACGGTGCCCCGGGCGGACAGCCGGGAAAAGATCATCCTGGGGACCATGGCCCTGACGGTCCTGCTGTGGGTGGGGCCCAGTCTGGTGAAGGGCTGGAATCCCGGCCTTTACAAGAGCATCAGCAGCCTGACCACGGCCATGCCTCCCCTTCTGGGCTGCATCATCCTGTTCATTGCCCGTCATGAGGGGAAACCCATCATGAATTTTAAAGAAGTGATGACCAAGGGAGTGCTGTGGGCTTCCATCGTGATGACCGGGGCGGCCACCATGCTGGGTTCCGCCCTGACCCACAATGAAATGGGCATCAAGGCCTGGCTCAGCGGCATGCTGGCTCCCGTGGCCAGCGGGCTGCCCGTACTGGGATTGATCCTGTTTTTCTTTGCCTGGTGCGTGCTGGAGACCAACTTCTCTTCCAACATCGTCACCACCACCGTGGTCAGCGCCGTGGCCCTGTCCGTGTGCCAGGCCCTGCCGGCAGGAGTGATTTCCGTGGGAGCGGTGGTCTGCCTGATCGGCTTCGGGGCCGGTATCTGCAACATGACCCCGGCGGGCCAGTCCACCATCAATACGGTGGCCATCGGGTCCGGCTGGACCACAGCCCGGGATATGTTCGTCTGGGGCGGTATCTTCGCCCTGCTGGCCATCCTGGCCATGACCTTCGTGGGCTATCCCATCGGGAGCGTGATTTTGGGGTAG
- a CDS encoding TIGR01440 family protein — MNLEALAQEIEEDAEELISVAKGKSGQVLVVGCSSSEVLGNKIGTGGSMKVAKVLYTTLRKVCRKHKMILAAQCCEHLNRALVVDQKAMEKFGWQQVTVRPIEHAGGAFAATAYNELKNPVVVEEIQADMGLDIGQTLIGMHLKRVAVPVRLSRKKLGNAVLTAARTRPPLIGGERAVYK, encoded by the coding sequence ATGAATCTGGAAGCCCTTGCACAGGAAATCGAAGAAGACGCGGAAGAACTGATCAGTGTGGCCAAGGGAAAATCCGGCCAGGTCCTGGTGGTGGGCTGCAGCAGCAGCGAGGTGCTGGGGAACAAAATCGGCACCGGCGGCTCCATGAAAGTGGCTAAGGTGCTGTACACCACCCTGCGGAAAGTGTGCCGGAAACACAAGATGATCCTGGCCGCCCAGTGCTGTGAGCATCTGAACCGGGCCCTGGTGGTGGACCAGAAAGCCATGGAAAAATTCGGCTGGCAGCAGGTGACGGTCCGTCCCATCGAGCATGCCGGCGGCGCTTTTGCCGCCACTGCGTACAATGAACTGAAGAATCCGGTGGTGGTGGAAGAAATCCAGGCGGATATGGGACTGGATATCGGCCAGACACTGATCGGCATGCACCTGAAGCGGGTGGCGGTGCCGGTGCGCCTTTCCCGGAAGAAACTGGGCAATGCGGTGCTGACGGCAGCACGGACCCGTCCGCCTCTCATCGGTGGGGAACGGGCTGTCTACAAATAA
- a CDS encoding chorismate mutase, producing MKLDQVREKIDAIDPQIRSLLMERLDCSKMVAEAKQEAGEINIYRADREQAILKKLSQGVPEDRLPEYLAVVRKIMETSRMYQYGMLFDWNPQLFAKLAENIEIRPGGTRVVVRLTRPDQPNAMSSILNMVGDYGYNMQYMELLHFNKPEKTVTFDLTILGDLSETNMQKLMFQLSKESQDFQILKNE from the coding sequence ATGAAACTTGATCAGGTTCGTGAAAAAATCGATGCCATCGACCCCCAGATCCGTTCTCTTCTCATGGAACGGCTGGACTGCTCCAAAATGGTGGCGGAAGCCAAGCAGGAAGCCGGGGAAATCAATATTTACCGGGCGGACCGGGAACAGGCCATCCTGAAAAAACTGTCCCAGGGAGTCCCGGAAGACCGGCTGCCGGAATATCTGGCGGTGGTGCGGAAAATCATGGAGACCAGCCGGATGTACCAGTATGGCATGCTCTTTGACTGGAATCCCCAGCTGTTTGCCAAACTGGCCGAAAACATTGAAATCCGGCCCGGAGGCACCCGGGTGGTGGTCCGGCTCACCCGTCCGGATCAGCCCAACGCCATGAGCAGCATCCTGAACATGGTGGGAGATTACGGATACAATATGCAGTACATGGAACTGCTCCATTTCAACAAACCGGAAAAGACCGTGACCTTTGATCTGACCATCCTGGGAGATCTCAGCGAAACCAACATGCAGAAGCTCATGTTCCAGCTGTCCAAGGAAAGTCAGGATTTCCAGATTCTGAAGAACGAATAA
- the rpiB gene encoding ribose 5-phosphate isomerase B, which yields MKIMIGCDHGGFELKEVLKKYLADKGYEVEDAGAYTPDRVDYPDYAKKVGEAVAAGKADQGILICGTGLGMSIAANKIHGIRAAVCGDCYSAEKAREHNNANILCLGARVLGTGLAEQIVDAYLGASFLGSYHTQRVQKIMDLEK from the coding sequence ATGAAAATCATGATCGGCTGTGATCACGGCGGTTTTGAATTGAAGGAAGTTTTGAAGAAATATCTGGCGGACAAGGGGTATGAAGTGGAAGACGCGGGAGCCTATACCCCGGACCGGGTGGATTATCCGGACTATGCCAAAAAAGTGGGAGAAGCGGTGGCTGCCGGCAAGGCGGACCAGGGCATCCTGATCTGCGGCACCGGCCTGGGCATGTCCATTGCCGCCAACAAGATCCACGGCATCCGGGCAGCGGTCTGCGGAGACTGCTACAGCGCGGAAAAAGCCCGTGAACACAACAACGCCAACATCCTGTGCCTGGGGGCACGGGTGCTGGGCACCGGCCTGGCGGAACAGATCGTGGATGCCTATCTGGGAGCTTCTTTCCTGGGCAGCTACCATACCCAGCGGGTCCAGAAGATCATGGACTTGGAGAAATAA
- the upp gene encoding uracil phosphoribosyltransferase, which produces MQIHVVNHPLIKEKMTHLRDKKTAPRNFRRLLDEIAQLLLFEVTRDLPIREVPVTTPIAETTGYALDISGITVVPILRAGLGFLDAVLDLIPEARVGHIGLTRDEETLEPIKYYCKIPKDKDAEIILIDPMLATGGSAAAALTMLKEEGYKHFRFMCLVAAPEGVELVNREHPDVPIYTAALDDHLNEHGYIVPGLGDAGDRVFGTVE; this is translated from the coding sequence ATGCAAATCCATGTTGTGAACCATCCTCTGATCAAAGAAAAGATGACCCATTTGCGGGATAAAAAAACAGCTCCCCGGAACTTCCGGCGGCTGCTGGATGAAATTGCCCAGCTGTTGCTGTTTGAAGTGACCCGGGATTTGCCCATCCGGGAAGTGCCGGTGACCACACCCATTGCGGAAACCACCGGCTATGCCCTGGATATCAGCGGCATTACCGTAGTGCCCATCCTCCGGGCCGGGCTGGGCTTCCTGGACGCGGTGCTGGACCTGATCCCGGAAGCACGGGTGGGTCATATCGGCCTGACCCGGGATGAGGAAACCCTGGAACCCATCAAATATTACTGCAAGATCCCCAAGGACAAGGATGCGGAAATCATCCTTATCGATCCCATGCTGGCCACCGGCGGCAGTGCGGCAGCAGCCCTGACCATGCTGAAGGAAGAAGGATACAAACACTTCCGGTTCATGTGTCTGGTGGCCGCTCCGGAAGGGGTGGAACTGGTGAACCGGGAACATCCGGATGTTCCCATCTACACTGCAGCCCTGGATGACCATCTCAACGAGCACGGATACATCGTACCGGGCCTGGGAGATGCCGGGGACCGGGTGTTCGGGACGGTGGAATAA
- the fliB gene encoding flagellin lysine-N-methylase, whose product MISIIPEGFNDFSCKGGACRHTCCQVWEIDIDEDTAAYYSQLPGKLGDDLRRAMVREKDGTWHFRLNPEGYCYLLDPDGLCRVIKEQGEDALCDICTVHPRFFTYVYEYILCGTGLCCEKTCEILSALPGPLHFTQEETGESFTFPELLEEMGLEALPEDSLHFAPDLTLEELKRIIRDLGATEPIDAAWTKDLAAIRENLPAALDRYRAYTEKTSLAFFDRLYQFIFYRQLDQEEPYGMELLARYALDSTRFILLQAARTGDPLEAARRWSEQIEYDTENVGLLLSQQT is encoded by the coding sequence ATGATTTCCATCATCCCGGAAGGGTTCAACGATTTTTCCTGCAAAGGAGGAGCCTGCCGCCACACTTGCTGCCAGGTGTGGGAAATCGACATCGATGAAGATACGGCGGCGTACTACAGTCAGCTGCCGGGAAAACTGGGAGACGATCTGCGCCGGGCCATGGTCCGGGAAAAAGACGGTACCTGGCACTTCCGGCTGAATCCGGAGGGGTACTGTTACCTGCTGGATCCTGACGGTCTCTGCCGGGTAATCAAAGAACAGGGAGAAGACGCCCTCTGTGACATCTGCACCGTCCATCCCCGGTTCTTCACCTACGTGTATGAATACATTCTCTGCGGCACCGGTCTGTGCTGTGAAAAGACCTGCGAGATTCTGTCCGCCCTCCCCGGCCCTCTCCACTTCACCCAGGAAGAAACCGGGGAATCGTTTACCTTTCCGGAGCTGCTGGAAGAAATGGGACTGGAAGCCCTGCCGGAAGACAGCCTCCATTTTGCCCCGGATCTGACCCTGGAGGAACTGAAACGGATCATCCGGGACCTGGGAGCCACGGAACCCATTGACGCTGCCTGGACAAAGGACCTGGCGGCCATCCGGGAAAATCTCCCGGCCGCTCTGGACCGGTACCGGGCCTATACGGAAAAAACGTCTCTGGCCTTTTTCGACCGGCTGTACCAGTTCATCTTCTACCGGCAGCTGGATCAGGAAGAACCATACGGCATGGAGCTCCTGGCCCGGTACGCCCTGGACAGCACCCGGTTCATCCTGCTCCAGGCCGCCCGCACCGGGGATCCTCTGGAAGCCGCCCGCCGCTGGTCCGAACAGATTGAATATGATACGGAGAATGTAGGTCTGCTGCTGTCGCAGCAGACCTGA
- a CDS encoding 4Fe-4S cluster-binding domain-containing protein gives MIKREKTAVEAAVHPYKTRSGGATVTVFVPYDCRNHCPFCVNKEEYADMTGFSLEAICQSIRKMDALTPYCDFVFTGGEPLANLKSLQAMLDQVSDTHKVYINTTLPVSREQSEEEVLAFLKKNAGKITCLNISRHMQHYVEESNDQMLARLPVRFRINCVLYKKYPKDQLIPFMERFRKVHAPSIQFRFDYTETTPENLYDEPHDQILRDLKQVACYTGLDGCRMRCGFHFRYKDLELVYHKTLPYSTIVEKDPEDGKTYAILYDILIKQNGRIDSDWDGTVMDVDAYAHCKFEPYDLKWLERVPARQVEEEEEALLGAEPCTAV, from the coding sequence ATGATCAAGAGAGAAAAAACCGCAGTGGAAGCAGCCGTCCATCCGTACAAGACCCGCAGCGGCGGGGCCACGGTGACCGTTTTCGTGCCGTATGACTGCCGGAACCACTGCCCGTTCTGTGTGAATAAAGAAGAATATGCGGATATGACGGGGTTTTCCCTGGAAGCCATTTGCCAGAGCATCCGGAAAATGGATGCCCTGACTCCCTACTGTGATTTCGTTTTCACGGGCGGGGAACCGCTGGCCAACCTGAAAAGCCTCCAGGCGATGCTGGACCAGGTGTCCGATACCCACAAGGTGTACATCAACACCACCCTGCCGGTGAGCCGGGAACAGAGTGAAGAGGAAGTCCTGGCTTTCCTGAAAAAAAATGCGGGGAAAATCACCTGTCTGAACATTTCCCGGCACATGCAGCATTATGTGGAAGAGTCCAACGACCAGATGCTGGCCCGTCTGCCGGTCCGGTTCCGGATCAACTGCGTGCTGTACAAAAAGTATCCCAAGGATCAGCTGATTCCCTTTATGGAACGGTTCCGGAAGGTCCATGCCCCTTCCATCCAGTTCCGGTTCGACTATACGGAAACCACGCCGGAAAACCTGTATGACGAGCCTCATGACCAGATCCTCCGGGATCTGAAGCAGGTGGCCTGCTATACGGGACTGGACGGCTGCCGGATGCGCTGCGGTTTCCATTTCCGTTACAAGGATCTGGAACTGGTGTACCACAAGACCCTGCCCTACAGCACCATTGTGGAAAAGGATCCGGAGGATGGGAAGACCTATGCCATCCTGTACGATATCCTGATCAAACAGAACGGCCGGATCGATTCTGACTGGGATGGGACGGTGATGGATGTGGACGCCTATGCCCACTGCAAATTCGAACCGTACGACCTGAAATGGCTGGAACGGGTACCGGCCCGTCAGGTGGAGGAAGAAGAAGAAGCCCTGCTGGGTGCGGAACCCTGCACGGCGGTGTGA
- a CDS encoding zinc ribbon domain-containing protein yields the protein MVRFCPHCGKELEPGVRFCPSCGKAVPETESKGAGGTQTAGPVESKPASGSRNRILAGGLVVLLLLGGGAFYIQQQKSRDASQAAAIAAQEAKQEKKEKTAEKQEANDSIGTVQKIMEQEGISGKVLATSYGHDPNGSLSLIGGKGRRLLVIDEKNHQKAFVEATSKLYQFINHRTGNLPPVIFQMRVLNEKPGEDEKAGYWDGTSHVIPIYAQYSFDGEGKVVPGMLNTGAGARPSHYHGYLQEQRHVDLANLVLTEMQALHENANANHIML from the coding sequence ATGGTCAGATTTTGTCCTCATTGCGGGAAGGAACTGGAACCGGGTGTGCGGTTCTGCCCTTCCTGTGGGAAAGCGGTTCCGGAAACAGAAAGCAAGGGAGCAGGGGGAACACAGACGGCCGGACCGGTTGAAAGCAAACCGGCTTCCGGCAGCAGAAACAGGATCCTGGCGGGAGGGCTCGTTGTGCTGCTGCTCCTGGGAGGCGGCGCTTTTTATATCCAGCAGCAGAAATCCCGGGATGCTTCCCAGGCGGCAGCCATAGCGGCCCAGGAAGCCAAACAGGAAAAGAAGGAAAAAACGGCGGAGAAACAGGAAGCCAATGACTCCATCGGGACCGTCCAGAAAATCATGGAACAGGAAGGCATTTCCGGAAAAGTCCTGGCCACGTCCTATGGGCATGATCCCAACGGCAGTCTGAGTTTGATCGGGGGCAAGGGACGCCGCCTTCTGGTCATCGATGAAAAGAATCACCAGAAGGCTTTCGTGGAAGCCACTTCAAAATTGTACCAGTTCATCAATCACCGTACAGGGAATCTTCCTCCTGTCATCTTCCAGATGAGAGTCCTCAATGAGAAACCCGGAGAGGATGAAAAAGCCGGATACTGGGATGGAACCAGCCATGTGATCCCCATCTATGCCCAGTATTCCTTTGACGGGGAGGGAAAAGTGGTGCCGGGTATGCTGAATACCGGCGCAGGTGCCAGGCCGTCCCATTACCATGGCTATCTCCAGGAACAGCGCCATGTGGATCTGGCCAACCTGGTGCTGACGGAAATGCAGGCCCTCCACGAAAATGCCAATGCCAATCATATCATGCTGTAA
- a CDS encoding universal stress protein — translation MFQKILVPVDGSETGWKALKTAAVLGEKFQGELQVFTVTEPYDSLSLFQITLDENIMDRSNRELKKASLAILDAAKEKLTEYDFKGGVSYEEKAGNPAELILEKSREDGCDSVVMGSRGLSGITEFLLGSVSSKVSQYAEVPVFVVK, via the coding sequence ATGTTCCAGAAAATCCTGGTCCCTGTAGATGGGTCTGAAACAGGATGGAAAGCCCTGAAAACAGCGGCTGTCCTGGGAGAAAAATTCCAGGGAGAGCTGCAGGTGTTCACCGTGACGGAACCCTATGACAGCCTCAGCCTGTTCCAGATTACCCTGGATGAAAACATCATGGACCGCAGCAACCGGGAATTGAAGAAAGCCAGCCTGGCGATCCTGGATGCAGCAAAGGAAAAACTCACGGAATATGACTTCAAAGGCGGGGTTTCCTATGAAGAAAAAGCTGGGAATCCGGCGGAACTGATCCTGGAGAAATCCCGGGAAGATGGCTGTGATTCAGTGGTCATGGGCAGCCGGGGGCTCAGCGGGATCACCGAATTCCTGTTGGGCAGTGTCAGCTCCAAAGTTTCCCAGTATGCGGAAGTTCCTGTATTTGTGGTGAAATGA
- a CDS encoding deoxycytidylate deaminase, with protein MERPDWDSYFMEIAEVVSKRSTCLRRKVGAVLVKDRQILATGYNGTPKGLPHCEQVGCLREKLHVPSGQNHELCRGIHAEQNAVIQAAVNGVSTLGATLYCTHQPCVVCSKILINAGIKRIVYANPYPDKLAQEMLHADTSLELEEFHKK; from the coding sequence ATGGAAAGACCTGACTGGGACAGTTATTTCATGGAAATCGCAGAAGTGGTTTCCAAGCGGTCCACCTGCCTGCGGAGAAAGGTGGGAGCCGTACTGGTGAAGGACAGGCAGATCCTGGCCACCGGGTACAACGGGACCCCTAAGGGGCTGCCCCATTGTGAACAGGTGGGCTGCCTGCGGGAGAAGCTCCATGTGCCCAGCGGACAGAACCACGAACTGTGCCGGGGCATCCATGCGGAGCAGAATGCGGTGATCCAGGCGGCGGTGAACGGGGTATCCACCCTGGGGGCCACGCTGTACTGCACCCATCAGCCCTGTGTGGTATGTTCCAAGATCCTGATCAACGCCGGCATCAAGCGGATCGTCTACGCCAATCCCTATCCGGACAAACTGGCGCAGGAAATGCTCCACGCGGATACGTCCCTGGAGCTGGAAGAGTTTCATAAGAAGTGA
- the glyA gene encoding serine hydroxymethyltransferase, translated as MNNQELRQADPQIAAAIGDELGRQRHKIELIASENFVSPAVMEAMGTVLTNKYAEGYPGHRYYGGCEFVDKVEELARQRACELFGAEHANVQPHCGANANLAAFFAFVQPGDTVMGMNLSEGGHLSHGSPVNISGKYFHIVPYGVDPETERIDYDKLEKTAEECRPKMIIGGASAYPRIIDFERMAAIAHKVGAFLMIDMAHIAGLVAAGLHPSPVPYADVVTTTTHKTLRGPRGGMILCPEKYAKQIDKAVFPGTQGGPLMHIIAAKAVALGEALKPEFRDYQKQIIKNAAAMADELTRQDLRLVSGGTDNHLVLVDTRSKNLTGKDAEHMLDAIGITCNKNTIPNDPASPFVTSGIRLGAPAATTRGFLEEDFREVARIIGLVLSNPGKEEAQKEAAARVAVLCDKHPLYPNL; from the coding sequence ATGAACAACCAGGAACTGCGTCAGGCAGATCCTCAGATTGCCGCCGCAATCGGAGATGAATTGGGCAGACAGCGGCACAAGATCGAGCTGATTGCTTCGGAAAACTTCGTATCTCCCGCGGTGATGGAAGCCATGGGCACGGTCCTCACCAACAAGTATGCGGAAGGGTATCCCGGCCACCGGTATTATGGGGGCTGCGAATTCGTGGACAAGGTGGAAGAACTGGCCCGGCAGAGAGCCTGTGAGCTGTTCGGTGCGGAACATGCCAATGTGCAGCCCCACTGCGGTGCCAATGCCAATCTGGCGGCGTTCTTTGCCTTTGTCCAGCCGGGAGATACGGTGATGGGCATGAACCTGTCTGAAGGGGGCCATCTGTCCCACGGATCCCCGGTGAATATTTCCGGGAAATATTTCCACATCGTCCCGTATGGGGTGGATCCGGAAACGGAACGGATCGATTATGACAAACTGGAAAAGACCGCGGAAGAATGCCGGCCCAAAATGATCATCGGCGGGGCCAGCGCCTATCCCCGGATTATCGACTTTGAACGGATGGCGGCCATTGCCCACAAAGTGGGAGCCTTCCTGATGATCGATATGGCTCACATTGCCGGTCTGGTGGCAGCCGGGCTCCATCCCAGTCCGGTTCCCTATGCGGACGTGGTGACCACCACCACCCACAAGACCCTCCGGGGACCCCGGGGCGGCATGATCCTGTGCCCGGAAAAATACGCCAAACAGATCGACAAGGCAGTATTCCCCGGCACCCAGGGCGGTCCCCTGATGCACATCATCGCTGCCAAGGCGGTGGCGCTGGGTGAAGCTCTGAAACCGGAATTCAGGGATTACCAGAAACAGATCATCAAAAATGCGGCGGCCATGGCGGATGAGCTGACCAGACAGGACCTGCGGCTGGTTTCCGGCGGCACGGACAACCACCTGGTGCTGGTGGATACCCGGTCCAAGAACCTGACCGGCAAGGATGCGGAACATATGCTGGATGCCATCGGCATCACCTGCAACAAGAACACCATCCCCAATGATCCGGCCAGTCCCTTTGTGACCAGCGGCATCCGTCTGGGTGCACCGGCTGCCACCACCCGGGGATTCCTGGAAGAGGACTTCCGGGAAGTGGCCCGGATCATCGGCCTGGTGCTGAGCAATCCCGGGAAAGAAGAAGCCCAGAAGGAAGCGGCTGCCCGGGTGGCCGTCCTGTGCGACAAACATCCTCTCTATCCGAATCTGTAA